The following coding sequences are from one Reyranella humidisoli window:
- the rplA gene encoding 50S ribosomal protein L1 yields the protein MAQGKRYKTASATVDRDKMYPLDEAVKIVKANAKAKFDETIEVAMNLGIDPRHADQAVRGMIELPNGTGKSVRVAVFARGPKADEAKAAGADLVGAEDLAEKINGGEMAFERCIATPDMMGIVGRLGKVLGPRGLMPNPKLGTVTQDVAAAVKAAKAGSIEFRAEKAGIIHAGVGKASFSEEAITANVKALVSAINRAKPSGAKGTFIKKVSLSSTMGPGIKLDPATALTS from the coding sequence ATGGCCCAGGGCAAGCGTTACAAGACGGCGTCCGCTACGGTCGACCGCGATAAGATGTACCCGCTCGACGAGGCGGTTAAGATCGTCAAGGCCAACGCCAAGGCGAAGTTCGACGAGACCATCGAGGTCGCGATGAACCTCGGTATCGATCCGCGTCACGCCGACCAGGCGGTGCGCGGCATGATCGAACTGCCGAACGGCACCGGAAAGTCGGTGCGCGTGGCGGTGTTCGCTCGCGGCCCCAAGGCGGACGAGGCCAAGGCGGCCGGTGCCGACCTGGTGGGCGCCGAGGACCTGGCCGAGAAGATCAACGGCGGCGAGATGGCTTTCGAGCGCTGCATCGCCACGCCGGACATGATGGGCATCGTCGGCCGTCTCGGTAAGGTGCTGGGCCCCCGCGGCCTGATGCCGAACCCGAAGCTCGGCACAGTGACGCAGGACGTCGCTGCCGCGGTAAAGGCCGCAAAGGCCGGCTCGATCGAGTTCCGCGCCGAGAAGGCTGGCATCATTCATGCTGGCGTCGGCAAAGCCTCGTTCAGCGAGGAGGCGATCACCGCCAACGTCAAGGCGCTGGTCTCGGCCATCAACCGGGCCAAGCCGTCGGGCGCCAAGGGCACCTTCATCAAGAAGGTTT